ATATGAGCACCGCTACCTGCACAAGCAGGTATGCAAGAAGGTGGCatgaaggaaggcagggagcaTCAAATAAGAAGAGCATTCTTACTGAGCACTCTGAAAGGGGAGTTAGGGAATGATAAGAGACCTTGGGTGGAGATGGTGGTGTGGTCAGGAGGGAGGTAGTATGATTTTGTGACATGTTCTCAATAAAGATTTTGAGGCTTCGATCTCCAGATAACCATACTCCCGTGTGCCTTGTTCTGTGACTGTTCATCATATTTCATCTTAGGTGGCTGCAGTGGGACAAGAGCCACAGGTATTTGGAAGAAGTCTTCAAGAAAATATTGCCTATGGCCTGACCCAGAAGCCAACTATGGAGGAAATCACAGCTGCTGCAGTAAAGTCTGGGGCCCATAGTTTCATCTCTGGACTCCCTCGGGGCTACGACACAGGTACTGTCTCCACTCATCTCACCACCCAGCCATCTTTACCTTTGCTGAAACCCCGGTAGTCTTGCCTTTATCCTTCAGTTCCTCCTGACTCGTGGACATCAATTTGAAGTTGTAAGATCGTATTCCTATGGCTTCTTCATCCTGACATCCTCAGGATTCTGTTCACCCTCCCAGAATCTCCCCTATCCAGCTACAACTGTCAGATCTtggtgtgtgtgagtgcgtgAATGCAggagtgtgtctgtgtgcatgtgcgtgtgtgtacatgcacGCACACATATGGCTATACAGTTCTCATCTTGGCCCTTTGCTCTGCAGAGGTAGGCGAGGCTGGAAGCCAGCTGTCTGGGGGTCAGCGACAGGCAGTGGCATTGGCCCGAGCATTGATCCGGAAACCATGTGTACTTATCCTGGATGATGCCACCAGTGCCCTGGATGCAAACAACCAGTTAAGGGTAAGGCAGTCATCTTCTTAATGCCTATATCCCACCCAATCTTGCttcttttatacattttccaTTAGTTTTACTAACATCATAATTATACAAACCAGTCCTTGCAATTCTCAGTTCCCAAATCCAGTTCCATTGGATGCCTCCCCAAGGAGTAGAGATAGAAGACAAGGCAAAGACAAGACACCTAGAACCAGTTAAAAGAGACTATCTACAAACTACagactgaatttctttctttcatttttttttttttgtttgtttgtttttggacaatatctcactgtgttgtccaaactggagcgcagtggcacaatcttggctcactgcagcctcaacctcctgggctcaaacaatactcccctcagcctcccgagtagttgggactacagacatacgccactatgcctggttgacttttgtatttttagtagagatggggattcaccatgttgcccatgcatgagtgtgtctgtgtgcatgtgcgtgtgtgtacatggccttgaattcctgagctcaggcagtctgcccacctcagcctcctaaagggctggggtTTTAGGTGTGAGCCCCCAAGCCCAGTCCTGTAGACTGAATTTCTAAAGCGAAACATAATGAAAAGACCATCGtcataatattattaaaaattttttttttgtacagacagggtcccactatgttgcccaggctggccttgaactcctgggctcaagtgatcttcccaccttgacctcccaaagtgctaggattataggcatgagccactgggcccagcccatcctaatcatattaatattaattaagcTAGTCTCTTTACACACAAtgtcactcatttattcattaggAATCCTTCTGAGCTAGGCATTTATCATCATTCTACAGATGACAAATGGAGGCTAAAAGAGATTGAATAAGCTGCTCATATAGAGGTCATATAGCTTTTGAGTGGTGCAGCCTTGACCCAGATTCGGGTCTGCCTGACTTGAAGGCTCACCTCTTTACTACTAAGTTATATTTCCTTAAAATCTAATATAAAAATTCCAAGTCCATGGGTAGAGAAGAGGACTATTCAATAGTCTTTATTCTTCTGTCATGTGTTTCACTCTAGGACTCTCACTTTTATCCCACTTTCACACCCTTCATTTAAAACAGTTCTTAATGAAACAAAGGGTTTGCAGAGAAGTACTCAGAATGGGAAACTTTGGCGTCCTTAGGGTTGTTGGCAGAGTCAGCAGTGATCCTGTGAGGTCAGTCCCAGCCCTGGAAACACAGGTGTCTCCCTGGGCTCCCAGCTCTGACGGTCCGATGTCTTTCCTCAGGTGGAGCAGCTCCTGTACGAAAGCCCTGAGCGGTACTCTCGCTCAGTGCTTCTCATCACCCAGCACCTCAGCCTGGTGGAGCAGGCTGACCACATCCTCTTTCTGGAAGGAGGCGCTATCCGGGAGGGGGGAACCCACCAGCAGCTCATGGAGAAAAAGGGGTGCTACTGGGCCATGGTACAGGCTCCTGCAGATGCTCCAGAATGAAAGCCTTCTCAGACCTGCGCACTCcatctccctcccttttcttctctctgtggtGGAGAACCACAGCTGCAGAGTAGGCAGCTGCCTCTAGGAGGAGTTACTTGAAATTTGCCTTGAGTGTGTTACCTCCTTTCCAAGCTGGTGATAATGCAGACTTCCTGGAGGACAAACACAGGATTTGTAATTCCTTAGTGTAATTCCTTAGTGTAAATTCCTGGTTTAGAGCCAGGGTTGATGCTTTGGTGTGGCCAGTACTCTGAAAACTGAGAAATGTTCACAATGTACAGAAAGATGATCAGCTATTGTCAATAGGTCTGAAGGCGTATGCTGGCCCATAAACACCCTGTAGGTTCttgatatttataataaaattggtGTTTTGTACTGTGGTTTCTTATGTTTCCGGCACACCAAAGTGCAGCGCACTTTTCAGCGCGGGGTGTCTCGTCTTTTATCATCCTCAATGTTTTACCCCCTAAGCGCATCATCTTTTCCCTTAAGCTTTTTAATTCCTATGAGGTCCCTTCCACTTACCCCATCCCCTTACGCCCACCCCCAAGAACGAGCAAGACCCCCGCTACAGGGCCCACCAAGGCACCAGCGGCCGCAGCTCAGAGCCGTGGCCTCTCCAAGGTGGCAGATGGGAGGGGCGCGGCCAGAGCAAGTGCCAGGCGGGAACGGAGGGACTGGGCGCGCCTCACAACTCACCACCTTGCCCGCTTCGGTCCTTCCTGGCTAGCCTGGCTGCGAAGCGGCACCTGGAGGGGAAACCTCAGAACAGTAGGCGGGATTGTCTAGTAAATATCTCCCATTCAGGGAGGTCCAGATCGTGTGACGTCGACAGTTGCTGGGTAGATGAGGCCAACACATGTTGCAAGGAAAGGCGGGATTTAGAGGCGTGGAACTCCGCAGCGCTCCGCCAAGCAAGGAGCAATGCTGGGAAGGGCGGGCAGAAAGGGCACGCTCTTGTGGGTGACTACAGGTTAGGAGACCGTTGAACCGGGAGGGGCCCTAGGATGGATGCCGTGGAAAGATTCAGAGACTGCGCCCTCTCCCTGGCGCCCCCTTCCCCTACACGCGGCGGTTATATTCTGTTGCAGTTGCTCCAGGACCTGTTCCCAAGACTCTGCCCCCTCTCACTTCCGTCCCTCCTGGTTTTGTAAAGTGATGCTCATAGGAACCCCCACCTCGCGTGAAACTACTCCCAGCTCCTGGCTGACTTCCAGTCTTCTGGTTGAGGCTGTGCCTTTAGATGACACGACCCTATCCACGCCTGTTCACAGCAGATGCCCAGGCCTGGAGGTATCTCTTACCGTAACCCATAGCCAAGGGGGCTTTTGAAGGCGCCCGTCGCTTTCTCGCTTTCTTCGGACAACCCTTGACCCATCACCAAATCATGGGGGTTCTCGCGACCCCCATAAAGGGAGAGCAGAGAAGACGGTCCCCAATATGATAGTCCTGGTCCAGGCACTAACTGTCCTTTTCTCGGAAGAGGCAGGGGGATGTGGAAAAGATTCTGGTTCCCTCCCCTTCGATCTGTGGCTTTCGCTTTCACTTCCTCCTCCGAGAACCGATAGATCTCCCGGTGCTGGGCGTCATGGCGCTACTGGATGTATGCGGAGCCCCCCGAGGGCAGCGGCCGGAATGGGCTCTCCCGGTTGCGGGAAGCGGGCATCGCTCGGACCCAGGACACTACAGTTTCTCTTTGCGATCTCCAGAGCTCGCCTTACCCCGGGGAATGCAGGTCCGGGCTGTAGGCGGAACCCTCAGGGATGAGGGAAGGCGGGTGCTGAGGAGTGAAGGGTCGCCTGAGAGGAGGAGGCGAGAGCGGGAGCGCGGGGGACAGGGTGGGGGTCAGCCTTCAGTCCTGGAGAGCGCCAGACCCAAAGAAGAGGCCACGTGGGGATGGGGCCTGAGAGGAGGAAGTGCAAGTTAGGACAAAGAGTTACAGGTGAGGTGGGGGCTCCCAAAGGAAGACAAGATGGCTTTCCTGCCCTTGTCCACACACAAATGGTGTGGCCTTTTTCATGGGGTTATCACATGATATAGGAGCTGTGTGGTGTCTTGGGAAACCTATGAACTTTGCCTGCTGGCCTCGTCTCAGCAACTCACTGTTGCTCGACTTAGAACAAGTCACTTAGTCTAGGTCCCAAGcccctcttctgtaaaatgaggatactgTTACTAAACGGTGTTTTGTGAGGGTCGAATGGTTTATGCAGGGAAGAAACACTTTAAGTCACTCTCAAAGTTTTTTCGTAATGGTAACATGTGCTTGCTTTCATTTCTATTGTGCTGGAAAATGGAAAAGGTTGATACGGCatgcctcttcttttccttctcccaaGTCATTTCCTTCTAGAGATTGGTTATGAACTGTTTCATTTATTGATGGTTAGATAATTTCTGCATATCTCCTCACCCTCATACTCTCTAAAACCTTTTCCTGGAGCCTCTTACTACAGAATGTTTCATTGCCTTTCTCTACCTCTTTTCTCTTATCAGCCCACAGAATTCTTCCAGTCTCTGGGTGGGGACGGAGAAAGGAACGTTCAGATTGAGATGGCCCATGGCACCACCACACTTGCCTTCAAGTTCCAGCATGGAGTGATTGTAGCAGTGGATTCTCGGGCCTCAGCTGGGTCCTACATTGGTGAGTCTATACACTCCAGCAGGCTCCAGAATCTGGGAAGCTGGGCTCTCCTTTCTACAGGAGGCCAACTCTGCAGCAAAGTGGAAGTGGATGTTGATTTAGGACACACTGGGGGATCTGTGGGGTCATCCCTTCTCTCCCAAAACTGCATCTTCTTCCAGCTACCTTACGGGTGAACAAGGTGATTGAGATTAACCCTTACCTGCTTGGCACCATGTCTGGCTGTGCAGCAGACTGTCAGTACTGGGAGCGCCTGCTGGCCAAGGAATGCAGGTAAGTGAGGCCTTTCATCTTCCTTTCTTAGTCTAGTGGTTAATCCCTGGATCTCTCAGATCATTGCTCCTTACTTTTGTCCTATGTGGTCCATCTTAGTGCTAATAGCATATTTCACAAAACAGCTTTTTGGTGATAAGAACCTTCTTCCAAATCTCAGCCTGTGCTCCACACATAAGCCAGATAATATGTCAGTTATTTAGCACTGACACATCCACCCTGGTGGGATAATATCATTTACTAGGCTGCCTTTGTATGTTTCAGATACTTTAAATTCCAAATCTTTCTCTCATCTTTAGATCCTACAAAATAATTCCTTTCCAATGCTTATCTCTTCAATCATTTCCTGTCTCATCAAGTTGGAAACAGCTAACCTCCCTTCCCTCACTCCACTTTGTCCTCACCCAGGCTGTACTATCTGAGAAATGGAGATCGTATTTCAGTGTCAGCAGCCTCTAAGCTGCTGTCCAACATGATGTGCCAGTACCGGGGCATGGGCCTCTCTATGGGCAGTATGATCTGCGGCTGGGATAAGAAGGTGGGTGCTCTCCATTCTCCATGTTCCCCCACCATGGCCCCCATGGATGACATATGTGTTTCCCATCATATGCTCCTACTCCCTCCCTGACAAGATGCATGGCATGTAGAGTGCTTGGTTATAGAACTGTTCCAGTATATCCATGGACTATTTATTGACCCAGATATGAACCATTGCGTGAGTTTTGTAAGCTTGTCCCTTTTGTTAAATCGTTgatttcaagtttttcttttttatttctaaagttcTATGACTTTACCAGAGTGATTTCCTAATTCCAGTGTTCTTGTGGTAATATTAAtccttttgttcactttttatgACTCACATTTGAACCTCCATATTACCAACATCTTCCTCTCCAATTTCAGCCTGAAATCTTTCATCTTACAGGGTCCTGGACTCTACTACGTGGATGAACAGGGGACTCGGCTCTCAGGAAATATGTTCTCCACTGGTAGTGGGAACACTTATGCCTACGGGGTCATGGACAGTGGCTATCGGCCTAATCTTAGCCCTGAAGAGGCCTATGACCTTGGCCGCAGGGCGATTGCTCATGCCACTCACAGAGACAGCTATTCTGGAGGCGTTGTCAATAGTAAGAGACCAATGCTCCCACCGTCATGTCTGGGAGGAATCAGCGGGCGGTTGGGGGTGATTTAAGATtgagaaaccagcctggccaagatgaaaccccatctctactaaaaatacaaaaatagccgggcgcagtggctcaagcctgtaatcctagcactttgggaggccgagacgggcggatcacgaggtcaggagatcgagatcatcctggctaacccggtgaaaccgtctctactaaaaaatacaaaaaactagccgagtgaggcggcgagcacctgtagtctcagctacttgggaggctgaggcaggagaatggcgtaaacccgggaggccccccctgcctgggcgacaaagcgagactccgtctcaaaaaaaaaaaacaaaaaaacaaaaaacaaaaaacaaaaattagctggacatggtgatgagtgcctgtagtcccagctacttgggaggctgaggcaggagaatcacttgaatctgggaggtggaacttggcagtgagccatgatcatgccattgcactctggtctgggccacagagcgagactctgtctcgaaagaaaaaaaaaaaaagattgaaagacTTAAAGGAGGGAGAGTGGTAGGAAGGAAATTTTCAGAGTCAGAAGAAGGGCATTAAAGGCCCAGTCATATGGTTTTAAGCCTGCGCACGTGTCTTGTTGCTGCCTTCAACGTAACATCAGAGACAGGAACTTGCTGAGCTGAAAGGTGACTCCGAGTTCTTTTCTCATTTGTCCACAGTGTACCACATGAAGGAAGATGGTTGGGTAAAAGTAGAAAGTACAGATGTCAGTGACCTGCTGCACCAGTACCGGGAAGCCAACCagtaatggtggtggtggcagcTGGGCAGGTCTCCTCTGGGAGGACTTGGCCGACTCAGGGACCTGAGCCACGTTAAGTCCCAGAAGAAGAGGCCTAGCCTGAGCCAAAGAGAGAGTACGGGCTCAGCGGCCAGAGGAGGCTGGTGAAGTGCATCTTCTGCGTGTTCTCTATTTGAACAAGCATTTCCCCCAGGGAAGCTTCTGGGTGCCCCACTgagtagaataaagaaaaacgGTTATAAATGTCTCTTGTGGCTGAATGGGGTTGGGGCTGTGGTTGTTGGGTGGGGCAGGAAATAAAGAGACACTTTTTCTGGAGAAGAGACTCAGACCCCTATCTAAGAAATGTGGCCTTACCACATATTTCTTCCTGGGGTTTCCTTCCACACTTGTCTCTCCAAGACCTCAGGAAGGCTGCTCATTGTTGTCCATAGACATTTATTTGCAATTTCACATAGGTTAGGGTCCTTTTCATAGAGGGACACCTGGGGACTCCTGTGTGCTCCATTGTTAATGGTTTGAGGAACAGGGAGGAGGGCACCTAGGATAACTGTTTTTGACTTTACAGAGTGGGATGAAAAAGCTTCCACTTCACCTTAATACGGCAATCATATAAACACCATACCATTTACCCCAAATAACACTTTGGAGATATTGGATATTGAATATAAAGACAGACATTAGGGGTCCAATTTCATGATGTGTCATGCTGAATTGCAAGATGACAGGACTATAATTCTAGAGGAAGAGATCAGGGGGACTCCCCTAAGTGAGGAGTGCAGGGAAAATGTAAAACACCCAGGTTAGAAGAAAAAGACACACATCATGAGATTTTCGGAATCATGCTGGAACTATGGACCGTGTCACTTTCCagagaataaaggaaacaaatgCTTGAAAGTAGGAGCATGAGCTTGAGTATGGAACTTTTTGTATTAGAGAGAGATACTTAAAATTCCAGAATGAATAGAGTTGTAAAAACTTTAGCGAGCCCCTACTTAAaatccctcctccccaccaccactGTTTTAAACTTTAAGTGACTCCTTGGTAGTCACACAGATAACATTTCAAAACGGTGATTTGGAATCCAAGTGACCCTTCCTttggggattttgtttgtttgttttagtttgggAGGTGGTTTCAATCTGAAGAGTCCTTTCTGGAATAAACGAATCTTTCTGTTGCATAGGTAGGCTCTGGGTCAGGAAGGATATTTAGAAACCTGATTACTGTTCTAAACAGTGTTAAAATAGAACAAGAACCAAAGCCCAGTACCGTGCATTTCCCTCATAGGCTGAAGGCGCGCCCAGCATAATTTGGAATACAGGCTTAGAGGCATCTGAGCACCAGCCAGCTCAAGGTGCTCTGCTGAGAAGGACGGATAAAGAGGACGGATGAAGAGGTCAGGGCCTCCTAAATTCAAAATCTGTACGTGAAAATCCCCTTTGGCCTGGTGAGATTGGTTGGAACCTTCTATTTAGGAGATCCCGGCATACTTTTTCGCTCGCCTAAAACTGGAGCTTGCATGGAacagagcacttttttttttttttttagacaaagtctcactcttgtcgcccaggctggagtgcagtgacctgatctcggctcactgaaacctctgtctcctgagttcaagcgattctcctgcctcagcctcccgagtagctgggattacaggcgtctgccaaccacgccctggctaatttttgtatttttagtagagacagggtttcaccatgttggccaggctggtctcgaactcctgaccttgggcgatccgcccacctcggcctcccaaagtgctgtgattacaggcgtgagccaccgcaagaGGGCACTTCTTAACAGTAAGTTCAGAGCTTGAAGTAGTAACTTTGAGAAAATTTAATGATTCTCCAATTACAAAGCATTCTTCAATTACAAAGCAAGGACAACAGATAAAGTTGTCCTTGAGACAACTGTATTTTACTTAATGATACAGAAACATTTTTGCAGTTTTATATCCCAGAGTAACCATCACTAAGGGTGAGTGAGACTCATTGAGGCCTGTGCCTTGCGAACCAGAGTTCGGCCTCCCGTTCCGCTGTCTGCGGGTCTCGCGCGCCCCCTCCCGGCGGCCCAGCCCAGAATGAAGACCTTGGCTGCGGAAGCGAAAGCGAAAGCTGCTCGAGCCCTGATGCCCGCCCTGGCTGAGCGTAGCTGGCTGACGAGAGCCGGTAGCGAAGTTGGGAGAGGCGGAGCGGACCTCAGCGCTGAAGCTGAAGACCCCGGAGCTGCAGTCTCCCCGGCGCGGCTGGTGAGTTGGTGCGGAGGGACCACACCCTGCTGGAGCGCCAATAGGGACGCAGCCCAAGTGACTACCCACTCTACGCTCCAGCTTCCCAGTCCCTCTGCACCCGGCGATAGGAGGGAGCGGAGTCCGGACCGCTTAGCTCGCCGCGgcaggcgggggtgggggtgggggtccggggaatttttttttttttaagcacgaGGCTCCTGATGGTCATGCTTCCGGCTCCCCAGGCAGGCGGAAAGCTGTCTGTTGTAGGAGGGGTGTACGGATGAGCACCGGTTACTCAGGAGAGCTCTCAGGGTCGAATAGGATAAAATGAGAAGCCGATGGACCGGTTGGGCGAAGCCAGGCGGGTAGGAGGGCAGGGACAAGGACTGGGACTCCACCCCCATAATTACTCATCTCGTATCCTTGACAGAGCCATGCCGCTCCCCGACCTGAGACCCTGGACCTTCCTGCTGCTGGTGGACGCGGCTTTACTGTGGCTGCTTCAGGGCCCTCTGGGGACTTTGCTTCCTCAAGGGCTGCCAGGACTATGGCTGGAGGGGACCCTGCGGCTGGGAGGGCTGTGGGGGCTGCTAAAGCTAAGAGGGCTGCTGGGATTTGTGGGGACACTGCTGCCCCCTCTCTGTCTGGCCACCCCCCTGACTGTCTCCCTGAGAGCCCTGGTCGCGGGGGCCTCACATGCTCCCCCAGCCAGAGTCGCTTCAGCCTCTTGGAGCTGGCTGCTGGTGGGGTACGGGGCCGCGGGGCTCAGCTGGTCACTGTGGGCTGTTCTGAGCcctcctggagcccaggagaaggAGCAGGACCAGGTGAACAACAAAGTCTTGATGTGGAGGCTGCTGAAGCTCTCCAGGCCGGACCTGCCTCTCCTCGTTGCCGCCTTCTTCTTCCTTGTCCTTGCTGTCTTAGGTGAGTCAGGAGAGGACGTTGTGAGTTGGAGGTGGAAAAAGGGCCTGGGCACC
Above is a genomic segment from Piliocolobus tephrosceles isolate RC106 chromosome 5, ASM277652v3, whole genome shotgun sequence containing:
- the PSMB8 gene encoding proteasome subunit beta type-8 isoform X2; its protein translation is MPWKDSETAPSPWRPLPLHAAVIFCCSCSRTCSQDSAPSHFRPSWFCKVMLIGTPTSRETTPSSWLTSSLLVEAVPLDDTTLSTPVHSRCPGLEPTEFFQSLGGDGERNVQIEMAHGTTTLAFKFQHGVIVAVDSRASAGSYIATLRVNKVIEINPYLLGTMSGCAADCQYWERLLAKECRLYYLRNGDRISVSAASKLLSNMMCQYRGMGLSMGSMICGWDKKGPGLYYVDEQGTRLSGNMFSTGSGNTYAYGVMDSGYRPNLSPEEAYDLGRRAIAHATHRDSYSGGVVNMYHMKEDGWVKVESTDVSDLLHQYREANQ
- the PSMB8 gene encoding proteasome subunit beta type-8 isoform X1, yielding MALLDVCGAPRGQRPEWALPVAGSGHRSDPGHYSFSLRSPELALPRGMQPTEFFQSLGGDGERNVQIEMAHGTTTLAFKFQHGVIVAVDSRASAGSYIATLRVNKVIEINPYLLGTMSGCAADCQYWERLLAKECRLYYLRNGDRISVSAASKLLSNMMCQYRGMGLSMGSMICGWDKKGPGLYYVDEQGTRLSGNMFSTGSGNTYAYGVMDSGYRPNLSPEEAYDLGRRAIAHATHRDSYSGGVVNMYHMKEDGWVKVESTDVSDLLHQYREANQ